One window from the genome of Gammaproteobacteria bacterium encodes:
- a CDS encoding AAA family ATPase codes for MRVLITILRRLLEPETNKSSANETQEITYKDSGPSDLDKWSAIIEDEENCWADLKDSPDITPRKKIIYSYPPFVRSTTTLLEFKVWQTLIEHYDIYIWQGPSINIKSCIPMKDISELFKEKRDNFFTNELEIKKALGQQGIGNIDDEYIILDYGNYQKLLRQLSELRKDKKPKTDFESYLRMTEDNFDETEIDISSSKVSRLQADYQTRINLGLHALNELPLDDYTDKDLSFDQQKKITIRDLFHHKNDSYLFSLRCQRNGVLPQDKRKQEMRQLQLTTTAYLQTAKEQRSHHNLEGPDQAIVNANNAQGYYTHDASTLTHQGYVWGTHKIKIKHPFQTSTFLYEKNVEHLIIEESPNLIDIQMPDPKQLKQLEIKNSPGKLLTNPGIITKTLEKLTIDKLTVETDPSDYTTLNLNTLAGLTYLNLREPFSLNFTGLLQAENLTELHLEMFHEEMKIDWSNLIQLKQLSIKYAPGVNLPTTFNLPNLEILTIEHYFTSSELPLFKQLHQLKKLNLINANPSYFLDFPDIAALPLLEELNIQDVDIDKSINFGVWKNLRHLSIALTYPSHNIDLSHCRLETFSLPTESPVILGYQPALLSLEITIDNLSDINFDNLPALEELVINLNKFSSKKLALNSQSLNNLKSLTLNHSLDNTASRQTLSQSLLDSLSQLSELEEIIITNSVVPRDCKMLDFSRFKKLKILIIEGLDFDGEISLTKTPIEFFHLTNSNVSKIHLQNCGKLRRMDLTNNKKLSPAFEEATSLEILNYILLGKMSSALSMNLRKNTNLKNVNIKILCPNLLTLEGSSSLENLTIHSNNNVNLDLSGCKNLFHLIVNTEQPLSPVDLSDCKNLQFIEVSPECDVFKNTPPSCQITLTRPLRYSPDQSQIDESHDSIPDTRIVNLSPPIPKKEDAVGVFRYGDFLKAQNIDCDLTSNPSHRASGNVKATLYADKLINKNKQCIGIYDEIHFDPNTKKITFRSKVKSNQLTATHGDLSSFDKNQFDSLKRNLASNQVAGYIEATELVIDEYYPLVTHQAIGKNDLTIYCNPPQAVKIFWHEAKQTFYIQPQSENFSLLYQYTKNQYYDNKHYLPLEIESNSLDKELTSILRDSLQNFQPLKFLYNTNLTSKVKLDELVLFCKNEQNNSDNNNSGLQLSGDKSDVDLFLQTLIAIHQGKAECRHRAEALMILARAFLTIPVRTRTNEIHMFGEIPYKKDSQLIFSRCDLGGVPVVDLTPANVRQNIFENPKVELPLHAPLPESVVDEKSKHSDKNIITNNNNNNPIEEVKPQLQVPLPPEQQAEKDYYQAFENVLKVIQVDNMDELFSDQFDLIPLIELTTDQNPFVISARLMEYIDDNRPLKECIYLHSPQDIALFFQPKKLVAGERKKINGPLYNIALNGGTIIINWSNFNSTQIASFKSMMDDPPTLLGLSLNKPKVKVIGLTAPNNKGCSAFLTRCQKAALTPQSLKPRNLSKKILSLPHEKPVLETLEKPKLATLEIDLFHRINWRTTLLGEILFEGDTIELIDLPFIEALKVNKPLNITIVNPPRDPRFMTLLERLKAEKRIFYNGQYITFSDKINIQTAHKNHPTHLVNVTLTKEIDQNDSRERIYLGLHNLNECLETLTINENHQAKTVLQGYLHKIDVTKQVFYLTGHIPLNEWQYLLSKMALLPEKQFTFILAPGASVEGLLNHTITPQVDDSTNHNNIIISNDTDYCTTQLANQLTAQDSNNNNSKPKKVLIIDVTLETTLNDLVAQINYHRQENTSHIDFTYEQKDMLKAMLKGRDVILNGILSKNLYEQLLPFISPNAAMYSNGKKITSKGRLFLVQPESVLKTLPIPTYKKTNYSLSDYKKNFSTLDHEWIDRIAQFYDAATKLPHRGFGRPAHPKLEFAHLKLMVARLKNNAIHEHNPIKGLFNYDYPQNSEDYAYLNVYAKFIFKRDDTSAIRLRKLKELMEEHHISSVKNLKPYVWQILNCFRGEALHQFFGDALVLDDANLSFPNLNDETLERLWTKVQDALQQPLIHTQKEDHVTKRERILNKLLNDSKSPIIMIKGEAGVGKTHSVRHLQKTLNFNYYENEEEIIAWLTDTKGGKKVLLLDEANLARPGVWDFLKGLSRDQKNIYYKGRNYPLTEDHKLIVTGNPEHFPGRYYHHFIQNYSETIYFKMPDDSYLENIILKNLLSKHTFDNQVFIIKTMHMAYQLIETYVPTYKFSIRDLENLAKRFLALSHAYPQTEQNTLLFQACRGEFEGMIYNQVARLNFVNQLAAHLNLAQPARPSPLIKLTDKVTIAEEHVYLYDAIQQDLLLRNEAIAENKDAAAHSYGYYKQGILLEGDSGLGKSTLLKAILEANGFSAHAVDTQKRYYEITAGNKQNVREILTKAYQEGSVVILDELNLDETLEKILIEILTPRHNLAKQSETFKEGFMIFSSQNPGDFAGRCSVSPALRNRMHFLYMIAHSDKALTAIANLYGIPWPEMFVKAYRRIKKTMDVTNIRTFFTVLKKYVSTPISVLQPNAMTRSNVDSSSQGVGALSIDETKLPTVKVAINFELRPSIDTLLDRLNMEINPTTKGNSFFSGKLSSTSLVTYATEIVQKSSQLTSYKEFYKYIHAQNLAMKKAYKGVFAFENTTIGKLTCQLERELDHPALRPLRAYAHELGTFGGDLIALDKSTRIHQLLNSLLDVNDHEVILKKLGDASTLKNYAEHRHLIHFGKPRTVKLLSDAVAQFKPSTKK; via the coding sequence ATGCGGGTTTTAATTACCATTTTAAGGCGATTGCTTGAGCCAGAGACAAATAAGAGCTCAGCGAATGAAACGCAAGAAATCACTTATAAAGATAGTGGCCCTAGCGATTTAGATAAATGGTCAGCTATTATTGAAGATGAGGAAAATTGCTGGGCAGATTTAAAGGATAGCCCCGATATAACTCCACGCAAAAAAATTATATATAGTTATCCTCCTTTCGTTCGTTCTACTACGACCCTACTAGAATTTAAAGTTTGGCAAACTTTAATAGAACATTATGATATTTATATTTGGCAGGGCCCTTCAATCAATATAAAAAGCTGCATCCCGATGAAGGATATTTCCGAATTATTTAAAGAAAAACGTGATAACTTTTTTACAAACGAATTAGAGATAAAAAAGGCATTAGGTCAACAGGGTATTGGTAATATTGATGATGAGTATATTATTTTAGATTATGGTAACTACCAAAAATTATTGAGACAGTTATCGGAGTTAAGAAAAGACAAAAAACCTAAGACTGACTTTGAAAGCTACCTCCGAATGACTGAAGACAATTTTGATGAAACCGAAATCGATATTTCATCGTCTAAGGTGTCCAGGTTACAAGCAGATTATCAAACCAGGATTAATTTGGGATTACATGCTTTAAATGAATTACCACTCGATGATTATACTGATAAAGATTTATCTTTTGATCAACAAAAAAAAATAACGATCAGAGATCTTTTTCACCATAAGAATGACTCTTATTTATTTTCATTAAGATGCCAAAGAAATGGGGTGCTACCTCAAGACAAACGTAAGCAAGAGATGCGTCAATTACAATTAACAACCACTGCCTATTTGCAAACTGCTAAAGAACAACGCTCACACCATAATTTAGAAGGCCCTGATCAGGCGATAGTGAATGCAAACAATGCTCAGGGCTATTACACCCATGATGCAAGCACACTTACTCATCAAGGATACGTGTGGGGTACACACAAGATTAAAATCAAGCATCCGTTTCAAACATCAACTTTTTTATATGAAAAAAATGTCGAACATCTGATCATTGAGGAATCACCCAATCTCATCGACATTCAAATGCCAGACCCTAAACAATTAAAGCAACTTGAAATTAAAAACTCCCCCGGTAAATTATTAACAAATCCAGGTATTATTACTAAAACTTTAGAAAAACTTACTATTGATAAACTTACTGTGGAGACTGATCCTTCCGATTACACAACCCTTAATCTTAATACCTTGGCGGGCTTAACCTACTTAAATCTTCGCGAACCCTTCAGCTTAAACTTTACCGGGTTATTACAAGCTGAAAATTTAACCGAATTGCATTTGGAAATGTTTCACGAAGAAATGAAAATTGATTGGAGCAACCTGATTCAGCTCAAACAGTTATCAATAAAATACGCTCCTGGGGTTAATTTGCCCACAACGTTTAATTTGCCCAACTTAGAAATACTAACCATAGAACATTACTTTACAAGTTCCGAGCTTCCTCTGTTTAAACAGCTTCATCAATTAAAAAAACTAAATTTAATTAATGCAAATCCATCCTATTTTTTAGACTTTCCAGATATTGCGGCATTGCCCTTATTAGAAGAATTAAATATCCAAGATGTTGATATAGATAAATCAATCAACTTTGGAGTTTGGAAGAATTTACGCCATTTATCGATTGCATTAACCTATCCATCACATAACATTGATTTATCTCATTGTCGATTAGAAACGTTTTCTCTTCCAACAGAATCTCCTGTCATTTTAGGTTACCAACCTGCTTTGTTATCATTAGAAATTACGATTGATAACTTATCTGACATTAATTTTGATAATTTGCCAGCTTTGGAAGAACTGGTCATTAATTTGAATAAATTTTCTTCAAAAAAGTTGGCCCTTAACTCTCAATCATTAAATAATTTAAAAAGCTTGACCTTAAACCATTCCTTAGATAACACAGCTTCACGCCAAACATTGAGTCAATCCTTATTAGATTCATTATCACAGCTGTCGGAACTTGAAGAAATCATTATTACTAATTCAGTGGTACCACGTGATTGTAAAATGCTAGATTTTTCCCGCTTTAAAAAATTAAAAATTTTAATCATAGAGGGACTCGACTTTGACGGTGAAATTTCTTTAACAAAAACACCTATTGAATTTTTCCATTTAACAAATTCTAATGTATCTAAAATACATTTGCAAAATTGTGGAAAACTACGACGAATGGATCTGACTAATAATAAAAAGTTAAGTCCAGCCTTTGAAGAAGCAACCAGTTTAGAAATCTTAAACTATATTCTACTTGGGAAAATGAGTTCTGCGCTTAGTATGAACTTAAGAAAAAATACCAATTTAAAAAATGTTAACATCAAAATCCTATGCCCTAACCTGCTTACTTTGGAAGGGTCATCCTCACTAGAAAATTTGACGATTCATAGTAACAACAATGTCAATCTTGACCTATCAGGCTGTAAAAACCTTTTCCACTTAATTGTCAATACGGAGCAACCGCTTAGCCCAGTCGATTTATCAGACTGTAAAAACTTACAGTTTATTGAGGTCAGTCCAGAGTGTGACGTCTTTAAAAATACACCGCCTTCCTGTCAAATTACGCTGACTCGCCCCTTGCGGTATTCTCCGGATCAAAGTCAAATTGATGAATCACATGATTCTATTCCTGATACCAGAATAGTCAATCTTTCTCCTCCTATTCCAAAAAAAGAGGACGCTGTTGGTGTATTTAGATATGGCGACTTCCTGAAAGCACAGAATATAGATTGCGACCTAACCTCCAATCCATCCCACCGAGCCTCAGGAAATGTTAAAGCAACACTTTACGCTGATAAATTAATTAATAAAAATAAGCAGTGCATTGGTATTTATGACGAAATTCATTTCGATCCTAACACTAAAAAAATTACTTTTCGATCTAAGGTTAAGTCAAATCAATTGACGGCCACCCATGGTGATCTATCAAGTTTTGATAAAAATCAGTTTGATTCTCTTAAACGAAACCTGGCTTCCAATCAAGTAGCGGGCTACATTGAAGCAACAGAGTTAGTCATTGATGAGTATTATCCGCTTGTTACCCATCAAGCTATCGGGAAAAATGATTTAACAATTTATTGTAATCCTCCCCAGGCAGTCAAAATATTTTGGCATGAAGCAAAACAAACTTTTTACATTCAACCTCAATCCGAAAATTTTTCTTTGCTCTATCAATATACTAAAAATCAATATTACGATAACAAACATTATTTGCCATTAGAAATAGAAAGTAACAGCTTGGACAAGGAATTAACAAGCATTCTAAGAGATTCATTACAGAATTTTCAACCCTTAAAATTTTTATATAATACGAATTTGACCTCGAAAGTAAAACTTGATGAACTAGTCTTATTTTGTAAAAACGAGCAAAACAATTCAGATAATAACAATAGTGGTCTTCAATTAAGTGGTGACAAAAGTGACGTTGATCTGTTCCTACAAACTTTAATTGCAATTCATCAGGGAAAGGCTGAATGTCGACATCGCGCAGAAGCATTGATGATCTTAGCGCGGGCTTTTCTAACTATACCGGTGAGAACACGAACCAACGAAATACATATGTTTGGGGAAATACCTTATAAAAAAGATAGTCAGCTAATTTTTTCACGTTGTGATTTAGGTGGAGTGCCGGTGGTCGATTTAACCCCAGCAAATGTACGTCAAAATATATTTGAAAACCCGAAAGTAGAACTGCCTCTTCACGCTCCTCTGCCTGAATCCGTAGTTGATGAAAAATCTAAACACTCTGATAAAAATATTATTACAAATAATAATAATAATAATCCAATTGAAGAAGTTAAGCCGCAACTTCAAGTCCCACTTCCACCAGAGCAGCAAGCAGAGAAAGATTATTATCAAGCCTTTGAAAATGTTTTAAAAGTAATTCAAGTGGATAACATGGACGAATTATTTAGTGATCAGTTTGATTTAATTCCACTTATTGAATTAACAACCGATCAAAATCCATTCGTTATTAGCGCACGATTAATGGAATACATTGATGACAATAGGCCATTAAAAGAATGTATTTATCTTCATAGTCCTCAAGATATTGCGCTTTTTTTTCAACCCAAAAAGCTTGTTGCAGGCGAAAGAAAAAAAATCAATGGTCCCTTATATAATATTGCTTTGAATGGCGGGACTATTATAATTAATTGGAGTAATTTTAACTCAACGCAAATTGCAAGCTTTAAAAGCATGATGGATGACCCTCCCACACTTTTAGGATTGAGCCTTAATAAACCAAAAGTAAAAGTTATTGGCTTAACTGCGCCAAATAATAAAGGTTGTTCTGCTTTTTTAACGCGTTGTCAAAAAGCTGCTCTCACACCTCAATCACTAAAGCCACGAAATTTATCAAAAAAAATATTATCCTTACCACATGAAAAGCCGGTATTAGAAACGTTAGAAAAGCCTAAATTAGCAACGTTAGAAATTGATTTATTCCATCGAATCAATTGGCGAACAACATTACTAGGTGAAATTTTATTTGAAGGCGACACGATCGAGCTGATAGATTTACCTTTCATTGAAGCCCTAAAAGTTAATAAGCCGCTTAATATTACTATAGTTAATCCGCCTCGTGATCCTCGTTTTATGACTTTATTAGAGCGGTTAAAAGCTGAAAAAAGAATATTCTATAATGGTCAGTACATTACATTTTCAGATAAAATTAATATTCAAACTGCGCATAAAAATCATCCCACACATTTAGTAAACGTTACATTAACGAAAGAAATTGATCAAAATGATAGTAGGGAACGCATTTATCTGGGTCTCCATAATCTCAATGAATGTTTAGAAACACTCACTATTAATGAAAATCATCAAGCTAAAACCGTACTGCAAGGTTATTTGCATAAAATTGATGTTACCAAACAAGTTTTTTATCTTACCGGTCACATTCCCTTAAACGAATGGCAATATTTGCTATCCAAGATGGCCTTATTACCTGAAAAACAATTCACGTTTATTTTGGCGCCTGGCGCGAGTGTTGAAGGTTTGCTTAACCACACTATTACACCCCAAGTCGACGATTCCACAAACCATAACAATATCATTATTAGTAATGACACTGATTACTGCACAACACAATTAGCTAATCAATTAACCGCTCAGGATAGTAATAATAATAATAGCAAACCTAAAAAAGTATTAATTATTGATGTTACGCTTGAAACTACTCTTAATGATTTAGTTGCTCAAATTAATTATCACCGCCAAGAAAATACCAGTCACATCGACTTTACTTATGAACAAAAGGACATGTTAAAAGCAATGCTTAAAGGTCGTGATGTAATTTTGAATGGTATTCTCTCTAAGAACCTATATGAGCAATTACTACCGTTCATTTCTCCTAACGCCGCAATGTATAGCAACGGTAAGAAAATAACTTCTAAAGGGCGCCTCTTTCTAGTTCAACCCGAATCGGTATTAAAAACGTTACCTATTCCGACTTATAAAAAGACAAATTATTCGCTAAGTGATTATAAGAAAAATTTTTCAACTTTAGATCATGAATGGATTGACCGTATTGCTCAATTTTATGATGCTGCTACCAAACTTCCTCACCGTGGCTTTGGTCGACCCGCACATCCAAAACTTGAATTTGCTCATTTAAAATTGATGGTTGCCCGGCTCAAAAACAATGCAATTCACGAACACAACCCTATCAAGGGTTTATTTAACTATGATTATCCGCAAAATAGCGAGGACTACGCTTACCTCAATGTTTATGCAAAATTCATTTTCAAGCGCGATGATACTTCCGCAATACGTCTACGCAAGTTAAAAGAACTAATGGAAGAACATCATATTTCTTCAGTAAAAAATTTAAAACCTTATGTTTGGCAAATCTTAAATTGTTTTCGTGGCGAAGCTTTACATCAGTTTTTTGGAGACGCACTTGTTTTAGACGACGCAAACTTATCCTTTCCTAATTTGAATGATGAGACTTTAGAAAGACTTTGGACTAAAGTTCAAGATGCCTTGCAGCAACCTCTGATCCATACCCAAAAAGAAGACCATGTCACTAAACGTGAACGCATATTGAATAAGTTACTCAACGATTCAAAATCGCCTATTATTATGATTAAAGGTGAAGCTGGGGTAGGCAAAACACATAGTGTTCGCCATTTACAAAAAACCCTTAATTTTAACTATTATGAAAATGAAGAAGAAATCATTGCTTGGTTAACGGATACTAAAGGCGGTAAGAAAGTATTATTACTTGATGAAGCGAATTTGGCACGTCCTGGGGTGTGGGACTTTCTAAAAGGACTGAGTCGGGATCAAAAAAATATATATTATAAAGGGAGAAATTATCCCTTAACTGAAGATCACAAGCTCATCGTAACAGGTAATCCTGAGCATTTCCCTGGTCGTTACTATCATCATTTTATTCAAAATTATAGTGAAACAATATACTTTAAGATGCCAGACGATAGCTATCTTGAAAACATCATCTTAAAAAATTTATTAAGCAAACACACATTTGATAATCAAGTATTCATTATCAAAACGATGCATATGGCTTATCAATTAATCGAAACTTATGTTCCAACTTACAAATTTTCAATCCGTGATCTCGAAAATTTAGCTAAACGTTTTCTAGCTTTAAGCCATGCCTACCCGCAAACTGAACAAAATACTTTATTATTCCAAGCCTGCCGTGGCGAATTTGAAGGCATGATTTATAACCAAGTTGCACGTCTCAATTTTGTAAATCAACTTGCTGCGCATTTGAATTTAGCCCAACCTGCAAGGCCTTCACCCTTAATCAAATTAACTGATAAAGTTACCATTGCTGAAGAACATGTCTATCTTTATGATGCCATTCAACAAGATTTATTATTACGTAATGAGGCAATTGCCGAAAATAAAGACGCCGCTGCACATTCTTATGGTTATTATAAACAGGGTATTTTATTAGAAGGTGATTCAGGATTAGGGAAATCCACATTACTCAAAGCAATCTTAGAAGCCAATGGTTTTAGTGCTCATGCCGTAGATACACAAAAAAGATACTATGAAATTACAGCTGGTAATAAACAGAACGTTCGTGAAATTTTGACAAAAGCCTATCAAGAAGGCTCTGTCGTTATTTTAGATGAACTTAATCTCGATGAAACGCTTGAGAAAATTTTAATTGAAATTCTCACACCGAGACACAATTTAGCCAAACAATCTGAAACTTTTAAAGAAGGTTTCATGATATTTTCATCGCAAAATCCTGGTGATTTTGCTGGCCGATGCTCAGTCTCTCCCGCATTGCGTAATCGAATGCACTTTTTGTACATGATAGCGCATAGTGATAAAGCACTCACTGCAATTGCTAATTTATATGGCATCCCATGGCCTGAAATGTTTGTTAAAGCTTATCGTCGTATTAAAAAGACAATGGATGTTACTAACATCCGCACTTTTTTTACTGTGTTAAAAAAATATGTTTCAACGCCGATATCCGTATTGCAGCCCAATGCTATGACTAGAAGTAATGTTGATTCTTCATCTCAAGGCGTAGGCGCCCTATCAATCGATGAGACCAAGTTACCAACAGTCAAAGTGGCCATAAACTTCGAACTTAGACCGTCAATTGATACGCTTCTCGATCGATTAAATATGGAAATAAATCCTACAACAAAAGGCAATTCCTTTTTTAGTGGAAAATTGTCGTCTACAAGCCTTGTTACCTATGCGACAGAGATCGTCCAAAAATCTTCTCAGTTAACTTCATACAAAGAATTTTATAAATATATCCATGCTCAAAACCTTGCAATGAAAAAAGCATACAAAGGTGTATTTGCATTTGAAAATACAACTATTGGAAAGCTCACTTGTCAGTTGGAGCGTGAACTTGATCATCCCGCCTTGCGCCCTTTACGAGCTTATGCTCACGAACTGGGTACTTTTGGTGGAGATTTAATTGCCCTTGATAAGTCTACTAGAATTCACCAGCTTCTAAATAGCTTGCTTGATGTCAATGATCATGAAGTTATATTAAAAAAATTAGGTGACGCTTCTACTTTAAAAAACTATGCAGAACACCGTCATCTTATTCATTTCGGCAAACCGCGTACCGTAAAGCTTTTGAGCGATGCAGTAGCCCAATTTAAACCTTCAACAAAAAAGTAA